Proteins found in one Hemibagrus wyckioides isolate EC202008001 linkage group LG23, SWU_Hwy_1.0, whole genome shotgun sequence genomic segment:
- the tfap2a gene encoding transcription factor AP-2-alpha isoform X3 — translation MLVHSFSAMDRHDGTSNGTARLPQLGSVGQYSSAPPLSHTPNSDFQPPYFPPPYQPIYPQSQDPYSHVNDPYSINSLHAQPQPQHPAWPSQRQSQESGLLHQHRGLPHQLCREYRREVLLPSAHGIDTGLTDSIPIHGIPHSLDDVQHVEDQGIHVPDQTVIKKGPVSLSKNSSNVSAIPINKDGLFGGVVNPNEVFCSVPGRLSLLSSTSKYKVTVAEVQRRLSPPECLNASLLGGVLRRAKSKNGGRSLREKLDKIGLNLPAGRRKAANVTLLTSLVEGEAVHLARDFGYVCETEFPAKAVAEYVNRQHSDPNEQVQRKNMLLATKQICKEFTDLLSQDRSPLGNSRPQPILEPGIQSCLTHFSLISHGFGTPAVCAAVTALQNYLTEAIKAMDKMYLNNNPNSHSESGTKGGDKDEKHRK, via the exons ATGTTAGTGCACAGTTTTTCCGCGATG GATCGTCACGACGGCACCAGCAACGGCACAGCCAGGCTACCTCAGCTGGGCAGCGTGGGTCAGTACAGCAGCGCACCGCCGCTCTCCCACACGCCGAACTCGGACTTCCAGCCGCCGTACTTTCCGCCGCCCTACCAGCCCATCTACCCGCAGTCTCAGGACCCCTACTCTCACGTGAACGATCCATACTCCATAAACTCGCTGCATGCGCAGCCTCAGCCGCAGCATCCGGCCTGGCCGAGCCAGAGACAGAGCCAGGAAAGTGGCCTGCTGCACCAGCACCGTGGCCTGCCACACCAGCTCTGCAGGGAGTACCGCCGAGAAGTGTTGCTGCCTTCGGCACACGGCATTGACACTGGACTCACAGACTCGATCCCCATCCATGGAATACCTCATTCTTTAGACGATGTACAG CACGTTGAGGATCAAGGAATTCACGTCCCTGACCAAACCGTAATCAAGAAAG GTCCTGTTTCATTATCCAAGAACAGCAGCAACGTTTCGGCTATTCCTATAAATAAGGATGGCCTTTTTGGCGGCGTGGTGAATCCAAACGaagttttctgttctgttccggGTCGGCTGTCTCTTCTCAGCTCTACATCAAAGTACAAGGTCACAGTAGCGGAAGTGCAAAGACGCCTCTCGCCGCCTGAGTGCCTCAACGCCTCCTTGCTCGGTGGGGTGTTGAGAAG GGCAAAATCTAAAAATGGTGGAAGATCACTCAGAGAGAAGCTGGACAAAATCGGATTAAATCTACCGGCAGGAAGACGCAAAGCAGCAAACGTTACTCTGCTGACGTCACTTGTGGAAG gcGAAGCTGTGCATCTTGCCAGAGATTTCGGTTATGTATGCGAGACCGAATTCCCAGCCAAGGCAGTAGCTGAATATGTAAACCGTCAGCATTCCGACCCAAATGAACAAGTCCAAAGAAAAAATATGTTACTGGCAACGAA ACAAATCTGCAAAGAATTCACCGACCTTCTCTCCCAGGACCGCTCGCCTCTGGGGAATTCACGCCCGCAGCCCATACTCGAGCCGGGCATTCAGAGCTGTTTGACTCACTTCAGTCTCATTTCTCACGGATTCGGGACGCCGGCTGTTTGCGCGGCCGTCACCGCGCTACAGAACTATTTGACCGAGGCCATTAAAGCGATGGATAAAATGTACCTCAACAACAATCCCAACAGCCACTCTGAGTCCGGTACTAAAGGTGGAGACAAAGATGAGAAGCACAGAAAGTGA
- the tfap2a gene encoding transcription factor AP-2-alpha isoform X2 — protein sequence MQNEMGSVHAGFSHESEDRHDGTSNGTARLPQLGSVGQYSSAPPLSHTPNSDFQPPYFPPPYQPIYPQSQDPYSHVNDPYSINSLHAQPQPQHPAWPSQRQSQESGLLHQHRGLPHQLCREYRREVLLPSAHGIDTGLTDSIPIHGIPHSLDDVQHVEDQGIHVPDQTVIKKGPVSLSKNSSNVSAIPINKDGLFGGVVNPNEVFCSVPGRLSLLSSTSKYKVTVAEVQRRLSPPECLNASLLGGVLRRAKSKNGGRSLREKLDKIGLNLPAGRRKAANVTLLTSLVEGEAVHLARDFGYVCETEFPAKAVAEYVNRQHSDPNEQVQRKNMLLATKQICKEFTDLLSQDRSPLGNSRPQPILEPGIQSCLTHFSLISHGFGTPAVCAAVTALQNYLTEAIKAMDKMYLNNNPNSHSESGTKGGDKDEKHRK from the exons atgcaaaatgaaatGGGCTCAGTGCATGCTGGATTTTCACACGAATCAGAG GATCGTCACGACGGCACCAGCAACGGCACAGCCAGGCTACCTCAGCTGGGCAGCGTGGGTCAGTACAGCAGCGCACCGCCGCTCTCCCACACGCCGAACTCGGACTTCCAGCCGCCGTACTTTCCGCCGCCCTACCAGCCCATCTACCCGCAGTCTCAGGACCCCTACTCTCACGTGAACGATCCATACTCCATAAACTCGCTGCATGCGCAGCCTCAGCCGCAGCATCCGGCCTGGCCGAGCCAGAGACAGAGCCAGGAAAGTGGCCTGCTGCACCAGCACCGTGGCCTGCCACACCAGCTCTGCAGGGAGTACCGCCGAGAAGTGTTGCTGCCTTCGGCACACGGCATTGACACTGGACTCACAGACTCGATCCCCATCCATGGAATACCTCATTCTTTAGACGATGTACAG CACGTTGAGGATCAAGGAATTCACGTCCCTGACCAAACCGTAATCAAGAAAG GTCCTGTTTCATTATCCAAGAACAGCAGCAACGTTTCGGCTATTCCTATAAATAAGGATGGCCTTTTTGGCGGCGTGGTGAATCCAAACGaagttttctgttctgttccggGTCGGCTGTCTCTTCTCAGCTCTACATCAAAGTACAAGGTCACAGTAGCGGAAGTGCAAAGACGCCTCTCGCCGCCTGAGTGCCTCAACGCCTCCTTGCTCGGTGGGGTGTTGAGAAG GGCAAAATCTAAAAATGGTGGAAGATCACTCAGAGAGAAGCTGGACAAAATCGGATTAAATCTACCGGCAGGAAGACGCAAAGCAGCAAACGTTACTCTGCTGACGTCACTTGTGGAAG gcGAAGCTGTGCATCTTGCCAGAGATTTCGGTTATGTATGCGAGACCGAATTCCCAGCCAAGGCAGTAGCTGAATATGTAAACCGTCAGCATTCCGACCCAAATGAACAAGTCCAAAGAAAAAATATGTTACTGGCAACGAA ACAAATCTGCAAAGAATTCACCGACCTTCTCTCCCAGGACCGCTCGCCTCTGGGGAATTCACGCCCGCAGCCCATACTCGAGCCGGGCATTCAGAGCTGTTTGACTCACTTCAGTCTCATTTCTCACGGATTCGGGACGCCGGCTGTTTGCGCGGCCGTCACCGCGCTACAGAACTATTTGACCGAGGCCATTAAAGCGATGGATAAAATGTACCTCAACAACAATCCCAACAGCCACTCTGAGTCCGGTACTAAAGGTGGAGACAAAGATGAGAAGCACAGAAAGTGA
- the tfap2a gene encoding transcription factor AP-2-alpha isoform X4, translating to MSIVGVMGDWQDRHDGTSNGTARLPQLGSVGQYSSAPPLSHTPNSDFQPPYFPPPYQPIYPQSQDPYSHVNDPYSINSLHAQPQPQHPAWPSQRQSQESGLLHQHRGLPHQLCREYRREVLLPSAHGIDTGLTDSIPIHGIPHSLDDVQHVEDQGIHVPDQTVIKKGPVSLSKNSSNVSAIPINKDGLFGGVVNPNEVFCSVPGRLSLLSSTSKYKVTVAEVQRRLSPPECLNASLLGGVLRRAKSKNGGRSLREKLDKIGLNLPAGRRKAANVTLLTSLVEGEAVHLARDFGYVCETEFPAKAVAEYVNRQHSDPNEQVQRKNMLLATKQICKEFTDLLSQDRSPLGNSRPQPILEPGIQSCLTHFSLISHGFGTPAVCAAVTALQNYLTEAIKAMDKMYLNNNPNSHSESGTKGGDKDEKHRK from the exons ATGTCAATAGTTGGCGTAATGGGAGATTGGCAG GATCGTCACGACGGCACCAGCAACGGCACAGCCAGGCTACCTCAGCTGGGCAGCGTGGGTCAGTACAGCAGCGCACCGCCGCTCTCCCACACGCCGAACTCGGACTTCCAGCCGCCGTACTTTCCGCCGCCCTACCAGCCCATCTACCCGCAGTCTCAGGACCCCTACTCTCACGTGAACGATCCATACTCCATAAACTCGCTGCATGCGCAGCCTCAGCCGCAGCATCCGGCCTGGCCGAGCCAGAGACAGAGCCAGGAAAGTGGCCTGCTGCACCAGCACCGTGGCCTGCCACACCAGCTCTGCAGGGAGTACCGCCGAGAAGTGTTGCTGCCTTCGGCACACGGCATTGACACTGGACTCACAGACTCGATCCCCATCCATGGAATACCTCATTCTTTAGACGATGTACAG CACGTTGAGGATCAAGGAATTCACGTCCCTGACCAAACCGTAATCAAGAAAG GTCCTGTTTCATTATCCAAGAACAGCAGCAACGTTTCGGCTATTCCTATAAATAAGGATGGCCTTTTTGGCGGCGTGGTGAATCCAAACGaagttttctgttctgttccggGTCGGCTGTCTCTTCTCAGCTCTACATCAAAGTACAAGGTCACAGTAGCGGAAGTGCAAAGACGCCTCTCGCCGCCTGAGTGCCTCAACGCCTCCTTGCTCGGTGGGGTGTTGAGAAG GGCAAAATCTAAAAATGGTGGAAGATCACTCAGAGAGAAGCTGGACAAAATCGGATTAAATCTACCGGCAGGAAGACGCAAAGCAGCAAACGTTACTCTGCTGACGTCACTTGTGGAAG gcGAAGCTGTGCATCTTGCCAGAGATTTCGGTTATGTATGCGAGACCGAATTCCCAGCCAAGGCAGTAGCTGAATATGTAAACCGTCAGCATTCCGACCCAAATGAACAAGTCCAAAGAAAAAATATGTTACTGGCAACGAA ACAAATCTGCAAAGAATTCACCGACCTTCTCTCCCAGGACCGCTCGCCTCTGGGGAATTCACGCCCGCAGCCCATACTCGAGCCGGGCATTCAGAGCTGTTTGACTCACTTCAGTCTCATTTCTCACGGATTCGGGACGCCGGCTGTTTGCGCGGCCGTCACCGCGCTACAGAACTATTTGACCGAGGCCATTAAAGCGATGGATAAAATGTACCTCAACAACAATCCCAACAGCCACTCTGAGTCCGGTACTAAAGGTGGAGACAAAGATGAGAAGCACAGAAAGTGA
- the bloc1s5 gene encoding biogenesis of lysosome-related organelles complex 1 subunit 5, with protein MDKIAHDVGDIQSRLLDHRPVLQGEIRYFVREFEEKRGFRECRLLENLNKLVIETNEQVLPRCTNNMQANLPEALSCLEAVTHRMQRIPERELDTQYSIVLQEGMEKHKADWEDFVKQQSRLREEVDEEHAKAVGRLSTQYSEIRKDHAKFSHF; from the exons ATGGATAAAATAGCCCACG atGTTGGTGACATTCAGTCAAGGTTACTGGACCATAGGCCAGTCCTACAAGGAGAGATCAGGTACTTTGTACGAGAATTTGAG GAGAAGCGGGGCTTTAGGGAGTGCCGTCTGTTAGAAAACTTGAACAAGCTGGTGATTGAGACCAATGAGCAAGTATTGCCCAGATGCACCAACAACATGCAAGCAAATTTACCTGAAGCTCTCAGCTGCT TGGAAGCTGTAACTCATAGGATGCAGAGAATCCCGGAGAGGGAGCTAGACACACAATAT agcataGTTCTTCAGGAGGGTATGGAGAAACACAAAGCAGACTGGGAGGACTTTGTGAAACAGCAGTCTCGGCTAAGGGAGGAGGTGGACGAGGAGCATGCTAAAGCTGTGGGCAGACTCAGTACCCAGTACAGTGAGATAAGAAAAGACCATGCCAAGTTTTCCCACTTCTGA
- the tfap2a gene encoding transcription factor AP-2-alpha isoform X1: MKMLWKLTDNIKYEDCEDRHDGTSNGTARLPQLGSVGQYSSAPPLSHTPNSDFQPPYFPPPYQPIYPQSQDPYSHVNDPYSINSLHAQPQPQHPAWPSQRQSQESGLLHQHRGLPHQLCREYRREVLLPSAHGIDTGLTDSIPIHGIPHSLDDVQHVEDQGIHVPDQTVIKKGPVSLSKNSSNVSAIPINKDGLFGGVVNPNEVFCSVPGRLSLLSSTSKYKVTVAEVQRRLSPPECLNASLLGGVLRRAKSKNGGRSLREKLDKIGLNLPAGRRKAANVTLLTSLVEGEAVHLARDFGYVCETEFPAKAVAEYVNRQHSDPNEQVQRKNMLLATKQICKEFTDLLSQDRSPLGNSRPQPILEPGIQSCLTHFSLISHGFGTPAVCAAVTALQNYLTEAIKAMDKMYLNNNPNSHSESGTKGGDKDEKHRK; this comes from the exons ATGAAAATGCTTTGGAAATTAACtgataatattaaatatgaagaCTGTGAG GATCGTCACGACGGCACCAGCAACGGCACAGCCAGGCTACCTCAGCTGGGCAGCGTGGGTCAGTACAGCAGCGCACCGCCGCTCTCCCACACGCCGAACTCGGACTTCCAGCCGCCGTACTTTCCGCCGCCCTACCAGCCCATCTACCCGCAGTCTCAGGACCCCTACTCTCACGTGAACGATCCATACTCCATAAACTCGCTGCATGCGCAGCCTCAGCCGCAGCATCCGGCCTGGCCGAGCCAGAGACAGAGCCAGGAAAGTGGCCTGCTGCACCAGCACCGTGGCCTGCCACACCAGCTCTGCAGGGAGTACCGCCGAGAAGTGTTGCTGCCTTCGGCACACGGCATTGACACTGGACTCACAGACTCGATCCCCATCCATGGAATACCTCATTCTTTAGACGATGTACAG CACGTTGAGGATCAAGGAATTCACGTCCCTGACCAAACCGTAATCAAGAAAG GTCCTGTTTCATTATCCAAGAACAGCAGCAACGTTTCGGCTATTCCTATAAATAAGGATGGCCTTTTTGGCGGCGTGGTGAATCCAAACGaagttttctgttctgttccggGTCGGCTGTCTCTTCTCAGCTCTACATCAAAGTACAAGGTCACAGTAGCGGAAGTGCAAAGACGCCTCTCGCCGCCTGAGTGCCTCAACGCCTCCTTGCTCGGTGGGGTGTTGAGAAG GGCAAAATCTAAAAATGGTGGAAGATCACTCAGAGAGAAGCTGGACAAAATCGGATTAAATCTACCGGCAGGAAGACGCAAAGCAGCAAACGTTACTCTGCTGACGTCACTTGTGGAAG gcGAAGCTGTGCATCTTGCCAGAGATTTCGGTTATGTATGCGAGACCGAATTCCCAGCCAAGGCAGTAGCTGAATATGTAAACCGTCAGCATTCCGACCCAAATGAACAAGTCCAAAGAAAAAATATGTTACTGGCAACGAA ACAAATCTGCAAAGAATTCACCGACCTTCTCTCCCAGGACCGCTCGCCTCTGGGGAATTCACGCCCGCAGCCCATACTCGAGCCGGGCATTCAGAGCTGTTTGACTCACTTCAGTCTCATTTCTCACGGATTCGGGACGCCGGCTGTTTGCGCGGCCGTCACCGCGCTACAGAACTATTTGACCGAGGCCATTAAAGCGATGGATAAAATGTACCTCAACAACAATCCCAACAGCCACTCTGAGTCCGGTACTAAAGGTGGAGACAAAGATGAGAAGCACAGAAAGTGA